Proteins from one uncultured Anaeromusa sp. genomic window:
- a CDS encoding RidA family protein, with protein MKDVIYTDGAPKAIGPYSQAIKANGFLFVSGQLPSDPKSGKFPAGGIEAQTRQSLENLKAILEEANISFEDVVKTTVLMQDLENFTAMNAVYAEYFTKNHPARVCVEVAKLPQNALVEIEAIAVCCG; from the coding sequence ATGAAAGACGTGATCTATACGGACGGTGCGCCCAAAGCCATTGGTCCGTACTCGCAAGCCATAAAGGCGAATGGATTTCTCTTTGTTTCCGGCCAACTGCCGAGCGACCCGAAGAGCGGCAAATTTCCAGCAGGCGGCATTGAGGCGCAAACGCGCCAGTCTCTGGAGAACCTAAAAGCCATCCTCGAAGAAGCCAATATCTCCTTTGAGGACGTGGTAAAGACGACAGTCTTGATGCAGGACCTGGAGAACTTTACCGCCATGAATGCAGTGTATGCTGAATACTTTACCAAGAACCATCCCGCCAGAGTCTGCGTGGAAGTGGCCAAGCTGCCGCAAAACGCACTCGTGGAGATAGAAGCCATTGCCGTGTGCTGCGGCTAA
- a CDS encoding LysE family translocator: MISFILSGITLGFYAGFSPGPLFAMVISQTIHYGLKEGFKVAVAPLVTDGMIVALAVGVMSLLSSVQGMLGVISLLGGVVVCYLGYENLRFQGESNGIGNAEPGSVVKAAVVNALNPHAYLFWFIIGGPLLMNAYTVDIMAAVGFIASFYLAFVCAKVTLAMVVNRSRRFLQGPLYIGVMKALGVVLMVFAMKLFWDGAQLLQEYWN, translated from the coding sequence GTGATTTCGTTTATACTTTCAGGGATTACATTAGGATTTTATGCGGGATTTTCACCGGGGCCGTTATTTGCTATGGTGATATCGCAAACCATACATTATGGGTTAAAAGAAGGCTTCAAGGTGGCCGTTGCGCCACTGGTTACCGACGGGATGATTGTGGCGTTGGCGGTAGGCGTGATGTCTCTGCTGTCTTCGGTGCAGGGGATGCTGGGCGTTATTTCCTTGCTCGGCGGTGTCGTTGTTTGCTACCTGGGGTATGAGAACCTGCGGTTTCAAGGAGAGAGCAACGGTATAGGAAACGCAGAACCTGGGTCGGTAGTAAAAGCGGCGGTGGTAAATGCGCTGAACCCCCATGCGTATCTGTTTTGGTTTATTATCGGCGGGCCGCTGCTGATGAATGCCTATACTGTGGATATCATGGCTGCCGTCGGCTTTATCGCCAGTTTTTATCTGGCCTTTGTTTGCGCCAAGGTTACGTTGGCGATGGTGGTGAATCGCTCTAGAAGATTTTTACAAGGACCTCTTTATATCGGCGTGATGAAAGCACTGGGCGTTGTGCTGATGGTATTTGCCATGAAGTTGTTTTGGGATGGGGCGCAGCTGTTGCAAGAATACTGGAATTGA
- a CDS encoding MerR family transcriptional regulator, with translation MKQKWMIGELAKMFDVSTDTLRYYEAEGLLRSHRDEVNGYRYYSYDELFVLMDILLFRSLGLPVKEIQPLVTTKKLGEIKEILQQNDGLIEKQLAILQRQRKQLAQIVSQHELCEQHLGQFSIVAAPAFKSKFLGSDVEDVLRVVKQYKTDEGWMDRIRHTLFLPTEEVFGSRSFEAAEMGISFDDETIREFEAGEQQQFSLSLDKECVYTVIGTDYSNREHAVFEQARAWLTERGRSMEGPLLGRYLASSHQEGLDYYEIWIALQAT, from the coding sequence ATGAAACAAAAATGGATGATCGGTGAACTGGCCAAGATGTTTGACGTGTCCACCGATACGCTGCGGTACTATGAAGCGGAAGGGTTGCTCCGGTCTCATCGAGATGAGGTAAACGGGTACCGCTATTATTCGTATGATGAGTTGTTTGTTTTGATGGATATTTTGTTGTTTCGCAGCCTGGGATTGCCGGTTAAAGAGATTCAGCCCCTGGTGACGACTAAAAAACTTGGTGAGATTAAAGAGATATTGCAGCAAAATGATGGTCTGATTGAAAAACAATTGGCCATACTGCAGCGGCAGCGAAAGCAGCTTGCGCAGATTGTTTCTCAGCATGAGCTGTGCGAACAGCATCTTGGACAGTTTTCGATTGTCGCGGCGCCTGCCTTTAAGTCTAAGTTTTTAGGGAGTGACGTAGAGGACGTGCTTCGCGTGGTCAAGCAGTATAAAACTGATGAAGGATGGATGGATCGCATTCGTCATACTTTGTTTTTGCCGACGGAAGAGGTGTTTGGATCGCGCAGTTTTGAAGCGGCGGAAATGGGGATTAGCTTTGATGACGAAACTATACGGGAATTTGAGGCGGGCGAGCAACAGCAGTTTTCGTTATCGTTGGACAAAGAGTGCGTGTATACGGTCATCGGCACCGATTATTCGAATAGGGAACATGCAGTGTTTGAGCAGGCGCGGGCGTGGCTGACGGAGCGGGGGCGGAGTATGGAAGGACCGCTGCTCGGGAGGTACTTGGCAAGCTCTCATCAAGAGGGGCTTGATTATTATGAAATATGGATTGCCTTGCAGGCGACTTGA
- a CDS encoding MATE family efflux transporter — MQENALGTKSIPTLFWQYSIPTVAAMLFLGVNTIVDGLFVGRYIGVDALAAVNIAMPFSSFLLAFSIVIGIGAQSLIGRKLGEGSGEEANHVFTTALILAGGIAFVFAGLGVLFSEPIAYVLGSSEKLMPLVSSYISYLGLFLPCLALMMVLDYALKTVAMPVYAMWALVVAVISHMLLNWLFIAVLDFGIQGAAIATGIAFAVAFIMAVLPFLRSGSALKPFAGTWNQAAAKSILYHGASEGVTELGTGITTFLFNLTLMRYVGEMGVAAFTLISYLAFIGNNVLLGLSDGVGAIISYNYGSCQMKRVKKALQLVAASAGVIGIGMFAAIFIFAGDVISLFLHEGNEDIVRFAVYGAKLYAFAFLVNGFNIVAAGYFTAIGNPGQAVLVALNKGVLWIIAGITILPVLFGVKGIWLTVPIAEFATLVLSGSLLYRHFRCS; from the coding sequence ATGCAAGAAAATGCGTTGGGCACAAAAAGTATTCCGACGTTGTTTTGGCAATACAGCATTCCGACCGTTGCCGCGATGCTGTTTCTGGGCGTGAATACGATTGTAGACGGTTTGTTTGTGGGGCGCTATATCGGTGTGGACGCCTTAGCTGCCGTGAATATAGCCATGCCGTTCAGCAGCTTTTTGTTGGCGTTTAGCATTGTTATCGGCATTGGCGCGCAGAGCTTGATAGGACGAAAATTAGGCGAAGGAAGCGGTGAGGAAGCCAATCACGTTTTCACCACGGCGTTGATCCTAGCTGGCGGGATCGCATTTGTATTTGCGGGGCTGGGGGTGCTTTTTTCTGAACCAATTGCCTATGTATTGGGTTCCAGCGAAAAACTAATGCCGCTGGTTTCGTCTTATATCAGCTATTTGGGCTTGTTTTTACCCTGCTTGGCGTTGATGATGGTTTTGGATTATGCCTTAAAGACGGTGGCCATGCCTGTCTACGCGATGTGGGCGCTGGTGGTGGCCGTTATAAGCCATATGCTGTTAAATTGGCTTTTTATTGCGGTGTTGGATTTCGGAATTCAGGGGGCGGCAATTGCTACGGGGATTGCCTTTGCCGTCGCGTTTATTATGGCGGTTCTTCCGTTCTTGCGTTCCGGTTCGGCGTTAAAACCTTTTGCAGGAACCTGGAACCAAGCGGCGGCGAAGAGCATTCTGTATCATGGAGCGTCCGAGGGCGTGACTGAGCTGGGAACGGGGATCACTACCTTTTTGTTCAACCTTACCTTAATGCGGTATGTTGGAGAAATGGGAGTGGCGGCCTTTACGCTTATTAGCTATTTGGCGTTTATAGGGAATAATGTCTTGTTGGGCTTGTCGGACGGCGTGGGCGCTATTATCAGCTACAACTATGGGAGCTGTCAGATGAAGCGCGTGAAAAAAGCACTGCAGCTTGTTGCTGCCAGCGCTGGTGTTATCGGCATCGGGATGTTTGCCGCTATTTTTATTTTTGCCGGAGATGTAATTTCGTTGTTCTTGCATGAGGGAAATGAAGACATCGTGCGTTTTGCCGTCTATGGAGCCAAACTATATGCGTTTGCCTTTTTGGTCAACGGGTTCAATATTGTTGCGGCAGGTTATTTTACGGCGATTGGGAACCCGGGGCAAGCGGTGTTGGTTGCTTTGAATAAAGGGGTCTTGTGGATCATTGCGGGAATTACTATTTTGCCTGTTCTCTTTGGGGTTAAAGGAATTTGGCTGACGGTGCCTATTGCGGAATTTGCAACGCTGGTGTTGTCGGGAAGCTTGCTGTATCGGCATTTTCGATGCTCGTAA
- a CDS encoding LysR family transcriptional regulator gives MIISKYQIFHTVAEVGSLRQASEKLNLTQSSVSYAISSLEKELGISLFKRERSGMQLTHNGERILSHIKMILHHEEQLREEALSIKGIETGLVRIGTLSSISIKWLPSILASFHSQYPQIEVKTHLGCYDEMNKWISNKTVDFGFVSLPTSKPFEVYPLCKDTLFALLPPTHHLKGQKKLPLSKLKDEPFIMPQWGADDNIRRLLLHSNIPLQTKYELMEGRTIIAMVQKGLGISILPELILENIPPDIHLLPLEPKEYRIIGLATLSFKQLSPAAKKFIQCIYTWLTEQGLLDFSTTDQ, from the coding sequence TTGATTATCTCGAAATATCAAATTTTCCATACTGTCGCCGAAGTTGGCAGCCTCCGCCAAGCTTCTGAAAAATTAAATTTGACGCAATCAAGCGTTAGTTACGCTATTTCTTCTCTCGAAAAAGAGTTGGGGATTTCATTATTTAAACGAGAACGCTCCGGCATGCAACTTACTCATAACGGCGAGCGTATTTTATCTCATATTAAAATGATTTTGCACCACGAAGAACAGCTTCGCGAAGAAGCCCTTTCTATTAAAGGCATTGAGACCGGTTTAGTGCGCATTGGCACATTATCCAGTATCTCTATTAAATGGCTTCCCAGCATTCTAGCTTCTTTTCATTCTCAATATCCACAAATTGAAGTGAAAACTCATTTAGGATGCTATGATGAAATGAACAAATGGATTTCGAACAAAACAGTTGATTTTGGCTTTGTCTCCTTACCTACGTCTAAGCCTTTTGAAGTATATCCGCTATGCAAAGATACGTTATTCGCCCTATTGCCTCCTACACATCACCTGAAAGGCCAAAAAAAACTTCCCCTATCTAAGCTCAAAGATGAACCTTTTATTATGCCGCAATGGGGCGCTGATGATAATATCCGCCGCCTCCTGCTTCATAGCAACATTCCCTTGCAGACTAAATATGAGCTTATGGAAGGAAGAACCATCATCGCTATGGTCCAAAAAGGGTTAGGCATTAGCATCCTGCCGGAACTGATCTTAGAAAACATTCCCCCTGATATCCATTTGCTTCCCTTAGAACCAAAAGAATATCGCATCATTGGCTTAGCCACGCTTTCTTTCAAACAACTTTCTCCCGCTGCTAAAAAATTTATTCAATGCATCTACACTTGGCTAACTGAGCAAGGTCTTTTAGATTTCTCTACTACAGATCAATAA
- a CDS encoding alanine/glycine:cation symporter family protein, with protein MENLGNIINLLNGYVWSPAMLVFVVVSGVYFSIRLRFTQVRNLRDMVRNLVSNQSSESGISTFSSFWTTMAARVGVGNIAGVAVAVYMGGPGTIFWMWVTSILLAAISFAECSLGQLYKLRVDGEYRGGAYYCAEIGLGWGWFSKLFATVTVVGMLFGMPGIQANMIGEGLNHSLGIPPLLTGVVGAILLGIIILGGIKRISSFAAILVPIKVGIFLLLTAIVLIANYDRIPTMFSWIFSSAFNQGSVFGGMMGSAISMGIRRSTFASGAGMGEETPAAAAAETAHPAGQGLANSFGIYMDIIICTCSGLMILVTDCFNTASGYIGSGSPQMAALAASGKNGIVFPQEAVGTLMPGLGEFVMGVVVILFAFTTILSYYYQAETGMAYLLGKASESKRKNVYLVMKIMVLLVYIYFSTTTSSVAWGAADLACGMMVWLNVLMLWFLFPKVVAILNDYEEQRNADQVPFFDPDKVGISNVDLWKEINKDKIAATKSSAKIAVARK; from the coding sequence GTGGAAAATCTAGGAAATATCATTAATCTCTTAAATGGCTATGTCTGGTCACCGGCCATGCTGGTCTTTGTTGTTGTATCTGGCGTATATTTTTCCATCCGGCTCCGTTTTACCCAAGTCCGTAATTTGCGGGATATGGTGAGAAATTTGGTAAGTAACCAAAGTTCGGAAAGCGGAATCTCCACCTTCAGTTCCTTTTGGACAACCATGGCGGCTCGGGTCGGTGTCGGTAATATTGCCGGCGTGGCGGTAGCTGTTTATATGGGGGGGCCGGGAACCATCTTTTGGATGTGGGTTACCTCGATTTTGCTGGCGGCCATATCTTTTGCCGAATGTTCCCTGGGCCAGCTGTATAAATTGCGGGTTGACGGCGAGTACCGTGGCGGCGCCTACTATTGTGCTGAAATCGGTTTAGGTTGGGGATGGTTTAGCAAGCTGTTTGCGACGGTTACTGTTGTTGGAATGCTGTTCGGCATGCCTGGGATTCAGGCCAACATGATCGGCGAAGGCTTAAATCACAGCCTGGGAATTCCTCCGCTGCTGACCGGCGTAGTTGGAGCGATACTATTAGGTATCATTATCCTTGGAGGTATCAAACGGATTAGCTCATTTGCTGCGATTCTTGTTCCTATCAAAGTAGGAATCTTTTTACTGCTGACGGCCATTGTGCTGATTGCAAATTATGATCGGATTCCTACTATGTTTAGCTGGATTTTTTCATCGGCATTTAATCAGGGATCTGTATTTGGCGGTATGATGGGCAGCGCCATTTCTATGGGGATTCGGCGCTCTACGTTCGCGTCCGGCGCTGGCATGGGTGAAGAAACTCCGGCTGCAGCTGCGGCTGAAACTGCGCATCCGGCCGGACAGGGTTTAGCGAACTCATTTGGTATTTATATGGATATTATAATCTGTACCTGTTCCGGCCTCATGATTCTGGTGACCGACTGCTTTAATACGGCTTCCGGTTATATTGGTTCGGGTTCTCCCCAAATGGCGGCTTTGGCTGCATCCGGTAAAAATGGCATTGTTTTTCCCCAAGAGGCTGTTGGTACGCTGATGCCTGGTCTTGGCGAATTTGTTATGGGGGTAGTGGTCATATTATTTGCCTTTACTACAATCCTTAGCTATTATTATCAGGCGGAAACCGGCATGGCCTATCTCTTAGGCAAGGCCAGCGAGAGCAAACGTAAAAATGTTTACCTGGTTATGAAAATTATGGTGCTCTTAGTTTATATTTACTTTTCCACAACCACTTCGAGCGTTGCTTGGGGGGCCGCTGACCTGGCCTGTGGGATGATGGTATGGCTGAATGTGTTAATGTTGTGGTTTTTGTTTCCAAAGGTCGTTGCGATACTGAATGACTATGAAGAACAACGCAATGCCGATCAGGTTCCTTTTTTCGATCCGGATAAAGTCGGTATTTCGAATGTCGATCTTTGGAAAGAGATTAACAAGGACAAAATTGCTGCGACAAAATCGAGTGCTAAAATCGCCGTTGCTAGAAAATGA
- a CDS encoding CatB-related O-acetyltransferase — MTIPDPSKIYPRSNDYQTVYLKNVITRGNVKVGDYTIYNDFHQDPQNFEKNNVLYQYPINNDKLIIGKFCSIACGAKFLMTSGNHKMASLSTYTFPIFYEEWGLDVNEVVDAWDNKGDIVIGNDVWIGYESIIMSGVKIGDGAIIGTRATVTKDVPPYAIVGGAPARIIKKRFSDDVILKLLDIKWWDWPCEKIQDNIEHIQAGCIEKLKHQ; from the coding sequence ATGACTATTCCAGATCCAAGTAAGATATATCCTCGTAGTAATGATTATCAAACGGTCTATCTGAAGAATGTAATCACAAGGGGAAACGTAAAAGTTGGGGACTATACAATCTATAACGACTTTCACCAGGATCCCCAAAATTTTGAGAAAAACAATGTTCTTTATCAGTATCCGATCAACAACGATAAACTGATCATTGGAAAATTTTGTTCCATTGCGTGTGGCGCAAAGTTTCTCATGACGAGTGGAAATCATAAAATGGCATCATTATCCACGTATACGTTTCCGATATTTTATGAGGAATGGGGCTTGGACGTTAATGAGGTAGTAGATGCGTGGGATAACAAGGGCGACATTGTAATTGGAAATGATGTGTGGATCGGGTATGAGTCTATCATAATGTCCGGGGTGAAAATCGGTGATGGCGCCATTATTGGTACGCGGGCAACGGTGACGAAAGATGTTCCACCTTATGCAATTGTCGGGGGCGCTCCAGCCAGGATTATAAAAAAACGATTTAGTGATGATGTGATTTTGAAACTGTTGGACATTAAATGGTGGGACTGGCCCTGCGAAAAAATACAAGATAATATTGAACATATTCAAGCAGGGTGTATTGAGAAGTTAAAACATCAGTAG